In one Candidatus Methylomirabilota bacterium genomic region, the following are encoded:
- a CDS encoding DUF6569 family protein: MDKNRRQFLLGCGAGALGALTIPALAWAEGRLRVLGEPVDVERPALGGQVSQDFQRWMGAVRVGQAAAHGGLLVFWLNAKEQAPALEVATLDEARKSGALLITERDQATVPELVVENRGKTHVLLLAGEILIGGKQNRVLREDILLPPWSGPRAIGVFCVEQGRWNEGRKDFESKGSFAQPALRSKLMERPDQGRVWDSVARSARAAEVPASPTGSYQAIYEDGKVQAHLGEVERGLPLRAPALAHGAAVFAGTSLLGLDFFHAPSLFGREWPKLLRAHAVEAYRRPPTPDTLESKLRAHVEATIDQAAKVEGTLRGNAGVGRLFEFRLAAGRGAALVSEKRTIHTAIL; encoded by the coding sequence ATGGACAAGAACCGTCGGCAGTTCCTGCTTGGATGTGGTGCGGGCGCGCTAGGAGCCCTAACAATCCCGGCGCTGGCCTGGGCGGAAGGCCGGCTGAGGGTGCTCGGCGAGCCGGTCGACGTCGAGCGGCCCGCGCTCGGCGGCCAGGTCAGCCAGGATTTCCAGCGCTGGATGGGCGCGGTGCGCGTGGGCCAGGCCGCGGCCCACGGCGGCCTCCTGGTCTTCTGGCTCAACGCCAAGGAGCAGGCGCCCGCGCTCGAGGTCGCTACGCTCGACGAGGCGCGCAAATCCGGCGCGCTCCTGATCACCGAGCGCGACCAGGCGACGGTGCCCGAGCTCGTCGTCGAGAACCGCGGCAAGACACATGTCCTGCTCCTGGCGGGCGAGATCCTGATCGGCGGCAAGCAGAACCGCGTACTGCGCGAGGACATCCTGCTGCCGCCGTGGAGTGGCCCGCGCGCGATCGGCGTCTTCTGCGTCGAGCAGGGGCGCTGGAACGAAGGCCGCAAGGACTTCGAGAGCAAGGGCAGCTTCGCCCAGCCCGCGCTGCGCTCGAAGCTCATGGAGCGCCCGGACCAGGGCCGCGTCTGGGACAGCGTGGCCAGGTCGGCCCGCGCGGCGGAGGTGCCGGCCTCGCCCACCGGCAGCTACCAGGCCATCTATGAGGACGGCAAGGTCCAGGCGCACCTAGGCGAGGTCGAGCGCGGGCTGCCCCTTCGCGCGCCGGCTCTCGCCCACGGCGCCGCCGTGTTCGCCGGGACCTCGCTCCTGGGCCTCGACTTCTTCCACGCCCCGTCGCTCTTCGGGCGCGAGTGGCCCAAGCTCCTGCGCGCGCACGCTGTCGAGGCCTACCGGCGCCCGCCGACGCCCGACACGCTCGAGTCGAAGCTCCGCGCTCACGTGGAAGCCACGATCGACCAGGCCGCGAAGGTCGAGGGCACGCTCCGGGGCAATGCGGGAGTGGGCCGGCTCTTCGAATTCCGCTTGGCGGCAGGCCGCGGCGCGGCCCTCGTCTCCGAGAAACGCACGATCCACACCGCTATTCTTTAG
- a CDS encoding CPXCG motif-containing cysteine-rich protein, with translation MTYSCAFCGEDNEVLADPSGARRQTFTEDCTVCCRPNLITLVFDGDDVRLDVVQEYEA, from the coding sequence GTGACTTACAGTTGCGCGTTCTGCGGCGAGGACAACGAGGTCCTCGCGGACCCGAGCGGCGCCCGCCGTCAGACCTTCACCGAGGACTGTACCGTGTGCTGCCGGCCGAACCTGATCACGCTCGTTTTCGATGGGGACGACGTCCGCCTCGATGTGGTCCAGGAGTACGAGGCGTGA
- a CDS encoding DedA family protein: MLDRLIEFVWSIGSWGYVVVFLGASLESAAFLGLLVPGESLVIVSGVLASAGLFELPTLIAVVSAGAVVGDSIGYELGRRLGRPWLLRRGARLGFHRARIEAVDAFFKRHGGKAVLIGRFIGFLRALAPFVAGSSRMPYGRFLAYNVAGAILWTVACVFLGYFVGAAWPIAEKWVGRAGLVLGVVVVAVAAWWLRRRHRKRRGRS; this comes from the coding sequence ATGCTCGACCGGCTCATCGAGTTCGTCTGGAGCATCGGCTCGTGGGGCTACGTGGTCGTCTTCCTCGGCGCCTCGCTGGAGTCGGCCGCCTTCCTCGGCCTTCTCGTCCCCGGGGAGAGCCTTGTCATCGTCTCCGGGGTTCTCGCGTCGGCGGGCCTTTTCGAGCTGCCCACGCTGATCGCCGTCGTGTCCGCCGGCGCCGTGGTCGGCGACTCCATCGGCTACGAGCTGGGGCGTCGCCTCGGGCGCCCGTGGCTCCTGCGGCGGGGCGCGCGGCTGGGGTTCCACCGGGCCCGCATCGAAGCCGTGGACGCGTTCTTCAAGCGCCACGGCGGCAAGGCGGTGCTCATCGGCCGCTTCATCGGCTTCCTGCGCGCGCTGGCGCCATTCGTGGCGGGCTCGTCGCGGATGCCGTACGGCCGTTTCCTCGCCTACAACGTGGCGGGCGCGATCCTTTGGACCGTCGCGTGCGTCTTCCTTGGCTACTTCGTCGGCGCGGCCTGGCCGATCGCGGAGAAGTGGGTCGGCCGTGCCGGCCTCGTGCTCGGAGTCGTCGTCGTCGCGGTGGCCGCGTGGTGGCTCCGCCGCCGGCATCGGAAGCGCCGCGGTCGATCCTAG
- a CDS encoding mandelate racemase/muconate lactonizing enzyme family protein — MKIAKLESLHCDAGTRNFDFLKLTTDTGLVGWSEYNETFGGPGLSAVIERLAPAVIGKDPRAWEAHVTHMYAVRRQASGGVVQQALAAIENAMLDVKARALGIPVYEMLGGPVRDRIRLYWSHCGTYRVRAHKEMQIPPVKTLDDIVKLGKEVVAKGYTALKTNVLLFGDNPRNYAPGFARAAEGFPELNPDRYVIKAIQEQLAAFREGAGPDMDIMVDLNFNYKTEGFVRMARAMEPFDLLWMELDTRDPKALQYIRSRAPMPVASCESLFGRRDYRPYFENYSVDVAIIDTPWNGVGESVKIANMADTYEINVAPHNFYGPLATMMSAHFCAVVPNLRIMETDPDTVPWHDDLVTVKPAIKDGHMSLPTGPGWGTEINEATVRSHPPRQR; from the coding sequence ATGAAAATCGCCAAGCTCGAATCGCTGCACTGTGATGCTGGAACGCGCAACTTCGACTTCCTAAAGCTCACGACCGACACAGGGCTCGTGGGCTGGAGCGAGTACAACGAGACCTTCGGCGGTCCCGGCCTCTCGGCGGTGATCGAGCGCCTGGCGCCCGCCGTCATCGGCAAGGACCCTCGCGCCTGGGAGGCGCACGTCACCCACATGTACGCCGTCCGGCGCCAGGCGTCCGGCGGCGTCGTCCAGCAGGCCCTCGCCGCCATCGAGAACGCGATGCTCGACGTCAAGGCGCGCGCTCTCGGCATCCCCGTGTACGAGATGCTGGGTGGCCCCGTGCGCGACCGCATCCGCCTCTACTGGTCTCACTGCGGGACGTACCGGGTCAGGGCCCACAAGGAAATGCAGATCCCGCCGGTCAAGACGCTCGACGACATCGTGAAGCTGGGCAAGGAAGTGGTCGCCAAGGGCTACACGGCGCTCAAGACCAACGTCCTGCTCTTCGGCGACAACCCGCGCAACTACGCCCCGGGCTTCGCCCGCGCGGCCGAAGGCTTTCCCGAGCTGAACCCCGACCGCTACGTGATCAAGGCAATCCAGGAGCAGCTGGCCGCCTTCCGCGAGGGCGCGGGGCCGGACATGGACATCATGGTGGACCTCAACTTCAACTACAAGACGGAAGGATTCGTCAGGATGGCGCGCGCCATGGAGCCCTTCGATCTGCTGTGGATGGAGCTGGACACGCGGGACCCGAAGGCGCTCCAGTACATCCGCAGCCGTGCGCCCATGCCCGTCGCCTCGTGCGAGAGCCTGTTCGGGCGGCGGGACTACCGGCCGTACTTCGAGAACTATTCCGTGGACGTGGCGATCATCGACACGCCGTGGAACGGGGTGGGGGAGTCGGTCAAGATCGCCAACATGGCGGACACGTACGAGATCAACGTCGCCCCGCACAACTTCTACGGGCCGCTCGCGACGATGATGAGCGCCCACTTCTGCGCCGTGGTGCCGAACCTGCGCATCATGGAGACCGATCCCGACACGGTGCCCTGGCACGACGACCTCGTGACCGTGAAACCCGCCATCAAGGACGGCCACATGAGCCTGCCGACAGGCCCGGGCTGGGGCACCGAGATCAACGAGGCGACCGTGCGGTCCCATCCGCCCCGCCAGCGGTGA
- a CDS encoding ABC transporter substrate-binding protein: MSHRKSMVLVLAVALGIAIAQPAWGASPKEVLETFFGGANAILRSADAESGTEAPRQAIRALVTEIFDYRDAAARALGPAWQSRTPAEQAEFVRLFADFLERGYLAFVGTKANVSGGMQIRYLEESITGDSAAVATSLLTRNGSDLDVDYFMVRRGGRWMVRDVVVDGMSLIANYRAQFNRILSTSSYAELVARMQGDTLEVPQPTVAAAAPVAPVAPVAQVAPMAQLPPMAQVPTVAPAPEVARAPTVEAIRVSAPEPAIPVQAAPNGASRVAASHYWIQVGAFRTVGAAVQLAERLRRQGMAASNDPLTSAPGHPAGALARVRVGPFATHSDAQSKLRELIARGYAPFIAEARD; this comes from the coding sequence ATGAGCCACCGCAAGTCCATGGTGCTGGTTCTCGCTGTGGCGCTGGGGATCGCAATCGCCCAGCCTGCCTGGGGGGCGTCGCCGAAGGAGGTGCTGGAGACCTTCTTCGGGGGCGCGAACGCGATCCTGCGATCCGCCGACGCGGAGAGCGGGACAGAGGCGCCGCGACAGGCCATCCGCGCGCTCGTCACCGAGATCTTCGACTACCGGGACGCCGCCGCGCGCGCCCTCGGCCCAGCGTGGCAGTCGAGGACCCCGGCCGAGCAGGCGGAGTTCGTCCGGCTCTTTGCCGACTTCCTCGAGCGCGGCTACCTCGCGTTCGTCGGCACGAAGGCGAACGTGAGCGGCGGCATGCAGATCCGCTACCTCGAAGAATCCATCACCGGCGACTCGGCCGCCGTGGCAACCTCGCTGCTCACCCGCAACGGAAGCGATCTCGACGTCGACTACTTCATGGTCCGACGGGGCGGGCGCTGGATGGTCCGGGACGTGGTCGTCGATGGGATGAGCCTCATCGCGAACTACCGGGCACAGTTCAACCGGATACTCAGCACCTCGTCGTACGCGGAACTCGTTGCGAGAATGCAGGGCGATACGCTCGAGGTCCCGCAGCCGACCGTCGCTGCGGCGGCGCCGGTGGCGCCAGTGGCGCCAGTGGCTCAAGTAGCGCCAATGGCTCAACTACCGCCAATGGCTCAAGTACCGACGGTCGCGCCCGCGCCGGAGGTGGCGCGGGCCCCGACGGTCGAAGCCATCCGCGTGAGCGCGCCCGAGCCCGCGATCCCCGTCCAGGCAGCACCGAACGGCGCGAGCCGGGTGGCCGCGAGCCACTACTGGATCCAGGTGGGAGCGTTCAGGACGGTGGGGGCCGCGGTGCAGCTGGCTGAACGGCTTCGGCGCCAGGGCATGGCGGCCTCGAATGACCCGCTCACGAGCGCGCCGGGGCATCCGGCGGGGGCGCTCGCGCGGGTGCGCGTGGGCCCCTTCGCGACTCACTCGGACGCCCAGTCGAAGCTTCGCGAGCTCATCGCGCGCGGCTACGCGCCGTTCATCGCCGAAGCCCGCGACTGA
- a CDS encoding cobalamin-independent methionine synthase II family protein, translated as MLNATRDLTLPTTVTGSWPRPSWFTEVLRGRPFKEALGDSRFREQYLDAVSCIVKEQELAGLDILTDGDSRFDLTVGGKSWFFYPIERLLGITGHVDRAAGAGWTTIQPGRILYEVMEAYQPAIAGEKLRGGPLQYAALFKVAQRFSARPVKFGSISAQTMAKMIANKHYATDRELVLDAADIINAELREVATAGCRVIQVEEPRHHIAAADGISDGELQFLTDALNREIKGVETEIWLHTCWGNPSQQPIHWQRPSYERALPYLLQTAADVITLECASTGGRDLPLLGKYRTDKKIAIGVVNHSTAAVEPPEVVADLIRRALEYVPPERLILSSDCGFGREGLSRRIAFYKTVAINLGANIVRRELKLPEVDIPAADPRYTFSG; from the coding sequence ATGCTGAACGCCACGCGCGATCTCACGCTGCCCACGACCGTCACCGGCTCCTGGCCGCGGCCGTCGTGGTTCACCGAGGTGCTGCGGGGGCGGCCGTTCAAGGAGGCGCTCGGCGACTCGCGCTTCCGCGAGCAGTACCTGGACGCGGTCAGCTGCATCGTCAAGGAGCAGGAGCTGGCGGGCCTCGACATCCTCACCGACGGCGATTCGCGATTCGATCTCACGGTGGGCGGCAAGTCGTGGTTCTTCTACCCGATCGAGCGGCTCCTCGGCATCACCGGCCACGTGGACCGCGCCGCGGGCGCGGGCTGGACGACGATCCAGCCGGGGCGGATCCTCTACGAAGTGATGGAGGCCTATCAGCCCGCCATCGCCGGCGAAAAGCTGCGCGGCGGGCCGCTCCAGTACGCGGCGCTCTTCAAGGTGGCACAGCGCTTCAGCGCGCGGCCGGTCAAGTTCGGCTCCATCAGCGCCCAGACGATGGCCAAGATGATCGCCAACAAGCACTACGCCACGGACCGGGAGCTGGTGCTGGACGCCGCGGACATCATCAACGCCGAGCTGCGCGAGGTGGCGACGGCCGGGTGCCGGGTCATCCAGGTGGAGGAGCCGCGCCACCACATCGCGGCCGCCGACGGCATCTCGGATGGCGAGCTCCAGTTTCTGACGGATGCGCTGAACCGCGAGATCAAGGGTGTCGAAACGGAAATCTGGCTGCACACCTGCTGGGGCAATCCGAGCCAGCAGCCTATCCACTGGCAGCGGCCCTCCTACGAGCGCGCCCTGCCCTACCTCCTCCAGACCGCCGCCGACGTTATCACGCTAGAATGCGCGAGCACGGGCGGGCGCGACCTGCCGCTGCTCGGGAAATACCGCACGGACAAGAAGATCGCCATCGGCGTGGTCAACCACTCGACGGCCGCCGTCGAGCCGCCCGAGGTGGTGGCCGACCTGATCCGCCGGGCGCTGGAGTACGTGCCACCCGAGCGGCTGATCCTCTCCAGCGACTGCGGCTTCGGGCGTGAGGGCCTCTCGCGCCGCATCGCCTTTTACAAGACCGTGGCGATCAACCTCGGCGCCAACATCGTCCGGCGCGAGCTGAAGCTGCCCGAGGTGGACATCCCTGCCGCCGACCCCCGCTACACGTTCTCCGGCTGA
- a CDS encoding helix-hairpin-helix domain-containing protein, producing the protein MTNRLIAVLAALLLAASLATAPDAYAQAKKDAPAAAAKADAKKSDSKKALLDLNTASVDELKTLPGIGEAYSKKIIDNRPYQRKDQLVSKKIIPEQTYQGIKDQIIAKQAAAKK; encoded by the coding sequence ATGACCAACCGACTGATCGCCGTACTCGCGGCCCTGCTGCTGGCCGCCTCTCTCGCGACCGCCCCCGACGCCTACGCCCAGGCCAAGAAGGATGCCCCGGCGGCGGCCGCCAAGGCCGATGCGAAGAAGTCCGACTCCAAGAAGGCGCTGTTGGACCTCAACACGGCCTCCGTAGACGAGCTCAAGACCCTGCCGGGGATCGGGGAGGCCTACTCGAAGAAGATCATCGACAACCGCCCGTACCAGCGAAAGGACCAGCTGGTCTCGAAGAAGATCATCCCGGAGCAGACCTACCAGGGCATCAAGGACCAGATCATCGCCAAGCAGGCCGCGGCGAAGAAGTAG
- a CDS encoding aldo/keto reductase — MRHVRLGRTGLQVSRLCLGTMTFGLQCDEPTSVAILDRAAAGGITFLDAADVYPLGGTFDTVGRTEEILGRWLGSRRHDFVVATKCAGAMSARPWDRGASRKHILDAIEGSLRRLRTDYVDLYQIHHPDPETPMDETLRALDDVVRAGKARHVGCSNYPAWQVARALGRSEAQGLARFDSVQPRYNLLFRQIERELLPLCGVEGIGVIPYNPLAGGFLSGKHRRETGPTAGTRFTLGTAAGRYQDRYWHEREFATVEELRPLAAAAGMSMAQMAVAWVLAHPAITAPIIGASRPEQLDDVLAAADKGLSADLKARLDEMTREYRYGDDPR, encoded by the coding sequence ATGCGCCATGTCCGACTCGGCCGCACCGGCCTCCAGGTCTCCCGCCTCTGCCTCGGCACGATGACGTTCGGGCTTCAGTGCGACGAGCCGACCTCGGTCGCCATCCTCGACCGGGCGGCAGCGGGTGGGATCACGTTCCTCGACGCGGCCGACGTCTATCCGCTGGGCGGCACCTTCGACACCGTGGGCCGCACCGAGGAGATCCTGGGCCGGTGGCTCGGGAGCCGGCGTCACGACTTCGTGGTCGCGACCAAGTGCGCCGGCGCCATGAGTGCTAGGCCCTGGGACCGCGGCGCCTCCCGCAAGCACATCCTCGACGCCATCGAGGGCTCGCTGCGCCGCCTGCGCACCGACTACGTGGACCTCTACCAGATCCACCACCCCGACCCCGAGACGCCGATGGACGAGACGCTGCGCGCGCTCGACGACGTGGTGCGGGCGGGCAAGGCGCGCCATGTCGGCTGCTCGAACTACCCCGCGTGGCAGGTGGCGAGGGCGCTCGGCCGGAGCGAGGCGCAGGGGCTGGCGCGCTTCGACTCGGTCCAGCCGCGCTACAACCTGCTCTTCCGCCAGATCGAGCGCGAGCTGCTGCCGCTCTGCGGGGTCGAGGGCATCGGCGTCATCCCGTACAACCCGCTGGCGGGGGGCTTCCTCTCGGGCAAGCACCGCCGGGAGACGGGTCCGACGGCGGGCACCCGCTTCACCCTCGGTACCGCAGCAGGGCGCTACCAGGACCGCTACTGGCACGAGCGGGAGTTCGCCACGGTGGAAGAGCTGCGCCCGCTGGCGGCCGCGGCCGGGATGTCCATGGCGCAGATGGCGGTCGCGTGGGTCCTGGCTCATCCGGCTATCACCGCGCCGATCATCGGGGCAAGCCGGCCCGAGCAGCTCGACGACGTGCTGGCGGCCGCCGACAAGGGGCTGTCCGCCGACCTCAAGGCGCGGCTCGACGAGATGACGCGCGAATACCGCTACGGCGACGACCCGCGATGA
- a CDS encoding D-2-hydroxyacid dehydrogenase family protein, whose amino-acid sequence MTVARVALLDDYQGVALTMAEWKSLPTGTEIVVFKDHLADEDALARRLADFDIIMALRERTPFPRSLLDRLPKLKLLITAGMRNASIDMKAAAERGVLVCGTAGLPYPTAELAWGLILSLARRIPAEDRATREGRWQTSVGLGLNGKTLGVLGLGTLGSRAARVGRAFEMEVLAWSQNLTAERAALVGATLVPKDELLSRSDFVSIHLVLGERTRGLIGARELGLMKRSAYLVNTSRGPIVDEAALIRALQDGTIAGAGLDVFDEEPLPPDHPFRRLRNTAITPHLGYVTEETYRVFYGQALEDINAYLGGAPLRVLRP is encoded by the coding sequence ATGACCGTGGCGCGCGTGGCGCTTCTCGACGATTACCAGGGTGTGGCGCTCACCATGGCCGAGTGGAAGAGCTTGCCGACAGGCACGGAGATCGTGGTCTTCAAGGACCATCTCGCCGACGAGGACGCGCTCGCGAGGCGGCTGGCCGATTTCGACATCATCATGGCCCTGCGCGAGCGGACGCCGTTCCCGCGGTCGCTGCTCGATCGGCTGCCCAAGCTCAAGCTCCTCATCACCGCGGGCATGCGCAACGCCTCCATCGACATGAAGGCGGCGGCCGAGCGCGGCGTCCTCGTCTGCGGGACGGCGGGGCTGCCGTACCCGACGGCCGAGCTGGCCTGGGGCTTGATCCTCTCGCTCGCCCGCCGCATCCCCGCCGAGGACCGCGCGACGCGCGAGGGGCGCTGGCAGACGAGTGTCGGGCTCGGCTTGAACGGCAAGACGCTTGGCGTCCTCGGTCTCGGGACGTTGGGCTCGCGCGCGGCGCGCGTGGGGCGCGCGTTCGAGATGGAAGTGCTCGCGTGGAGCCAGAACCTCACGGCCGAGCGCGCCGCCCTAGTGGGCGCAACGCTCGTGCCGAAAGACGAGCTGCTCTCGCGCTCGGACTTCGTCTCGATCCACCTGGTCCTGGGCGAGCGCACACGCGGGCTCATCGGCGCGCGCGAGCTGGGTCTCATGAAGCGGAGCGCGTACCTCGTCAACACCTCGCGGGGCCCCATCGTGGACGAGGCCGCGCTGATCCGCGCGCTCCAGGACGGCACGATCGCCGGCGCGGGGCTGGATGTCTTCGACGAGGAGCCGCTGCCTCCCGATCATCCGTTCCGCCGGCTCCGCAACACTGCGATCACGCCTCACCTCGGCTACGTCACCGAGGAGACCTACCGGGTCTTCTACGGGCAGGCCCTCGAAGACATCAACGCGTACCTCGGCGGCGCGCCGCTCCGGGTGCTGCGCCCCTAG
- a CDS encoding aldo/keto reductase, which translates to MPAESSGDGVLERRIPKTGESVPAIGLGTWQVFDVAGNAAAMAQARDTLKAFVGLGARLVDSSPMYGSSESVTGQLASELGVRAKLFVATKVWTSGRQAGIRQMEDSMRKLRVERLDLMQVHNLVDADTHLATLSDWKASGRVRYAGVTHYHAGAHAELERFVKRGDIDFIQVNYSLAEPEAERRLLRAAADSGSAVIVNRPFAEGAMFRRVKGKPVPEWAKEIGCASWAQFFLKWILGQPAVTCVIPATRNPAHVVDNVNAAAGPPPDEAMRKKMSGYFHSL; encoded by the coding sequence ATGCCCGCTGAATCGAGCGGTGATGGTGTCCTCGAGCGGCGCATTCCAAAGACGGGCGAATCGGTTCCCGCGATCGGCCTGGGAACCTGGCAGGTGTTCGACGTCGCCGGCAATGCCGCCGCGATGGCCCAGGCGAGGGACACGCTCAAAGCCTTCGTCGGCCTGGGCGCCCGCCTCGTCGACAGCTCCCCGATGTACGGATCGTCCGAATCGGTGACGGGGCAGCTCGCGTCCGAGCTGGGCGTCCGGGCGAAGCTGTTCGTCGCGACCAAGGTCTGGACCAGCGGGAGGCAGGCGGGCATCCGTCAGATGGAGGACTCGATGCGGAAGCTGCGCGTCGAGCGCCTCGATCTGATGCAGGTGCACAACCTCGTCGACGCGGACACCCACCTTGCGACGCTCTCCGACTGGAAGGCATCCGGCCGGGTCCGCTACGCCGGCGTCACCCACTACCACGCCGGGGCCCACGCGGAGCTGGAGAGGTTCGTCAAGCGGGGAGACATCGATTTCATCCAGGTCAACTACTCGCTCGCCGAGCCGGAGGCCGAGCGGCGGCTGCTCCGGGCCGCCGCCGACAGCGGCAGCGCCGTGATCGTCAACCGCCCGTTCGCCGAAGGCGCGATGTTCCGGCGGGTAAAGGGGAAGCCCGTGCCCGAGTGGGCGAAGGAGATCGGCTGCGCGAGCTGGGCGCAGTTCTTCCTCAAGTGGATCCTCGGGCAGCCGGCCGTCACCTGCGTCATTCCGGCCACGCGCAATCCGGCGCACGTTGTCGACAACGTCAACGCCGCCGCCGGCCCCCCGCCGGACGAGGCGATGCGCAAGAAGATGTCGGGCTACTTCCACTCGCTGTAG
- a CDS encoding ABC transporter substrate-binding protein: MRKLAASIVLASVLALGLPRGEVAAQGQPEGQLTIAFDASIAPTFLDPAETPGIGTPFVFLYALHDALIKPLPGNDMAPCVAESWKESPDGLVYEFKLREGLRFHNGDPVTAEDVKFSFQRYRGASAKLLHDRVKAVEIVDPHRVRFVLHTPWPDFLVFYATPATGAAWVVPKKYIEKVGEDGFRRQPVGLGPYRFVRMNPGIELVLEANEQYWRKKPTIKRVVIKGVPDRTTRLAMLKTGEADIGYLMVGLEAATIQADPKLRLAKVIAPAAWWLEFPEQWNPKSPWNDRRVRLAANLAMDKQALNEAERLGYSRLTGSIIPSGMEFALRLDPYPYDPTHAKRLLADAGYPNGFDAGDLTPLPPFTTMGEAVATQLAAAGIRTRLRSMERATFLEAWRSKKLGGVIVTVSAAPGSTAVRLESFVISSAPYAAGGYPDIDDLFRQQGQERDRNKRETLLHQIQRLMHERVMFGPIFEPATLHGVGPRVEEAAIGLSTQLYFAAPYEDIRLKKP, encoded by the coding sequence ATGCGTAAGCTCGCGGCGTCGATCGTTCTCGCTTCCGTCCTCGCGCTGGGGCTGCCGCGCGGCGAGGTCGCTGCGCAGGGCCAGCCGGAGGGCCAGTTGACCATCGCCTTCGACGCCTCGATCGCCCCCACCTTCCTCGATCCGGCCGAGACCCCGGGGATCGGCACGCCGTTCGTGTTCCTGTATGCCCTGCACGACGCGCTCATCAAGCCGCTGCCGGGCAATGACATGGCGCCGTGCGTGGCCGAGTCCTGGAAGGAGAGCCCGGACGGGCTCGTGTACGAGTTCAAGCTGCGCGAGGGTCTCCGGTTCCACAACGGCGATCCCGTCACGGCCGAGGACGTGAAATTCAGCTTCCAGCGCTACCGCGGGGCCTCCGCCAAGCTGCTGCACGATCGGGTGAAGGCCGTGGAGATCGTCGATCCGCACCGCGTCCGGTTCGTCTTGCACACGCCGTGGCCCGACTTCCTGGTCTTCTATGCGACCCCAGCGACCGGCGCCGCGTGGGTCGTGCCCAAGAAGTACATCGAGAAGGTCGGCGAGGACGGCTTCAGGCGCCAGCCGGTGGGGCTCGGGCCCTACCGGTTCGTGCGCATGAATCCGGGGATCGAGCTGGTGCTCGAGGCGAACGAGCAGTACTGGCGCAAGAAACCCACGATCAAGCGCGTGGTCATCAAGGGAGTCCCCGACCGCACGACGCGCCTGGCCATGCTGAAGACCGGGGAGGCGGACATCGGCTACCTGATGGTCGGCCTCGAGGCAGCCACGATCCAGGCGGACCCCAAGCTGCGCCTCGCCAAGGTCATCGCGCCCGCGGCCTGGTGGCTGGAATTCCCCGAGCAGTGGAATCCCAAGTCCCCGTGGAACGACCGCCGTGTCCGGCTCGCGGCCAACCTGGCCATGGACAAGCAGGCTCTCAACGAAGCGGAACGGCTCGGGTACTCGCGCCTGACGGGCTCGATCATCCCGAGCGGCATGGAGTTCGCTCTGCGCCTCGATCCCTACCCCTACGACCCCACGCACGCCAAGCGACTCCTGGCCGACGCCGGCTATCCCAACGGCTTCGACGCGGGCGACCTGACCCCGCTCCCGCCCTTCACCACCATGGGCGAGGCGGTGGCGACCCAGCTGGCCGCGGCGGGCATCCGCACGCGGCTGCGCAGCATGGAGCGGGCGACCTTTTTGGAGGCGTGGCGGTCGAAGAAGCTCGGCGGCGTCATCGTGACGGTCTCGGCCGCGCCGGGCAGCACCGCCGTGCGCCTCGAATCCTTCGTCATCAGCAGCGCGCCGTACGCCGCCGGCGGGTATCCCGACATCGACGATCTGTTCCGCCAGCAGGGGCAGGAGCGCGACCGCAATAAGCGCGAGACGCTGCTCCACCAGATCCAGCGGCTGATGCACGAGCGCGTCATGTTCGGCCCGATCTTCGAGCCCGCCACGCTGCACGGGGTCGGGCCGCGCGTCGAGGAGGCCGCAATCGGTCTCAGCACCCAGCTCTACTTCGCCGCGCCCTACGAGGACATCCGCCTCAAGAAGCCGTGA
- a CDS encoding cupin domain-containing protein, with protein sequence MRTPINLEDKLSKFSEHWSPKIIARMNDYHFKLVKFQGDFVWHDHKDTDEVFIVLDGAMAIHFRDGSVSVKAGEMFVIPKGVEHMTSAESECRAMLVETAGTVNTGDAGGDKTAPTDVWI encoded by the coding sequence ATGAGGACACCGATCAACCTTGAGGACAAGCTCTCGAAGTTCTCCGAACACTGGTCGCCGAAGATCATCGCCCGGATGAACGACTACCACTTCAAGCTCGTCAAGTTCCAGGGCGATTTCGTGTGGCATGACCACAAGGACACCGACGAGGTGTTCATCGTGCTGGACGGGGCCATGGCCATTCACTTCCGCGATGGCAGCGTGTCGGTCAAGGCGGGAGAGATGTTCGTCATCCCGAAAGGGGTGGAGCACATGACCTCGGCAGAGAGTGAATGCCGGGCGATGCTCGTGGAAACGGCCGGGACCGTCAACACCGGCGATGCCGGCGGCGACAAGACCGCCCCGACCGACGTCTGGATCTAG